TCATTCTTCAAAAGGCACGCAGTCACGAGATACAGCAAGCTGTATCCGACGCTCCCACGGCTTGTAGGCACACGGTTTCAGGTACTATTTCACTCCGCTCCCGCGGTACTTTTCACCATTCCCTCACGGTACTATCCGCTATCGGTCACCAGGGAATATTTAGGCTTAGCGGGTGGTCCCGCCAGATTCACACGGGATTTCTCGGGCCCCGTGCTACTTGGGTGTCTCTCAAACGAGCCGTACAGATTTCAGCTACGGGGGTCTTACCCTCTACGCCGGACCTTTCGCATGTCCTTCGCCTATCCATACGGTTTCTGACTCGTCTCACAGCCGGCAGACTGTGAAAGAGAGATCCCACAACCCCGCATGCGCAACCCCTGCCGGGTATCACACGCATACGGTTTGGCCTCATCCGGTTTCGCTCGCCACTACTCCCGGAATCACGGTTGTTTTCTCTTCCTGAGGGTACTGAGATGTTTCACTTCCCCTCGTTCCCTCCACATGCCCTATGTGTTCAGGCATGGGTGACAGCCCATGACGACTGCCGGGTTTCCCCATTCGGAAACCCCCGGATCAAAGCCTGGTTGACGGCTCCCCGGGGACTATCGTGGCCTCCCACGTCCTTCATCGGTTCCTGGTGCCAAGGCATCCACCGTGCGCCCTTAAAAACTTGGCCACAGATGCTCGCGTCCACTGTGTAGTTCTCAAACAACGACCAGCCACCCATCACCCTGATCCAAAGAACCAGGTTCACTGGGGCCGGCATCCTCGAAGGCATGACCTTACGGCCGTACCCTCAGACACCCAACAACGTGCCAAGCACAGTCCGTTCCTCGAATCCCGTGTTCCACGCCGAAGCAGTACTAGCGGTTTCTCGTCACTGACTGTGCCAACTAATCAACGTTCCACCCATGAGCTGACCGTGCAGAACGTTTGCCTGCAATCGGTACTGTGCTCCTTAGAAAGGAGGTGATCCAGCCGCACCTTCCGGTACGGCTACCTTGTTACGACTTCGTCCCAATCGCCAGTCCCACCTTCGACAGCTCCCTCCCACAAGGGGTTGGGCCACCGGCTTCGGGTGTTACCGACTTTCGTGACGTGACGGGCGGTGTGTACAAGGCCCGGGAACGTATTCACCGCAGCAATGCTGATCTGCGATTACTAGCAACTCCGACTTCATGGGGTCGAGTTGCAGACCCCAATCCGAACTGAGACCGGCTTTTTGAGATTCGCTCCGCCTCACGGCATCGCAGCTCTTTGTACCGGCCATTGTAGCACGTGTGCAGCCCAAGACATAAGGGGCATGATGACTTGACGTCGTCCCCACCTTCCTCCGAGTTGACCCCGGCGGTCTCCTGTGAGTCCCCATCACCCCGAAGGGCATGCTGGCAACACAGGACAAGGGTTGCGCTCGTTGCGGGACTTAACCCAACATCTCACGACACGAGCTGACGACAGCCATGCACCACCTGTATACCGACCACAAGGGGGGCACTATCTCTAATGCTTTCCGGTATATGTCAAGCCTTGGTAAGGTTCTTCGCGTTGCGTCGAATTAAGCCACATGCTCCGCTGCTTGTGCGGGCCCCCGTCAATTCCTTTGAGTTTTAGCCTTGCGGCCGTACTCCCCAGGCGGGGAACTTAATGCGTTAGCTGCGGCACCGACGACGTGGAATGTCGCCAACACCTAGTTCCCAACGTTTACGGCGTGGACTACCAGGGTATCTAATCCTGTTCGCTCCCCACGCTTTCGCTCCTCAGCGTCAGTAATGGCCCAGAGATCCGCCTTCGCCACCGGTGTTCCTCCTGATATCTGCGCATTTCACCGCTACACCAGGAATTCCGATCTCCCCTACCACACTCTAGCCTGCCCGTATCGGATGCAGACCCGGGGTTAAGCCCCGGGCTTTCACACCCGACGTGACAAGCCGCCTACGAGCTCTTTACGCCCAATAATTCCGGACAACGCTTGCGCCCTACGTATTACCGCGGCTGCTGGCACGTAGTTAGCCGGCGCTTCTTCTGCAGGTACCGTCACTTTCGCTTCTTCCCTGCTGAAAGAGGTTTACAACCCGAAGGCCGTCATCCCTCACGCGGCGTCGCTGCATCAGGCTTTCGCCCATTGTGCAATATTCCCCACTGCTGCCTCCCGTAGGAGTCTGGGCCGTGTCTCAGTCCCAGTGTGGCCGGTCGCCCTCTCAGGCCGGCTACCCGTCGTCGCCTTGGTAGGCCATTACCCCACCAACAAGCTGATAGGCCGCGGGCTCATCCTTCACCGCCGGAGCTTTCCACCGCAGGAGATGCCTCCCGCAGTCGTATCCGGTATTAGACCCCGTTTCCAGGGCTTGTCCCAGAGTGAAGGGCAGATTGCCCACGTGTTACTCACCCGTTCGCCACTAATCCACCCCGAAGGGCTTCATCGTTCGACTTGCATGTGTTAAGCACGCCGCCAGCGTTCGTCCTGAGCCAGGATCAAACTCTCCGTGAATGTTTACCCGTAATCGGGTCAGACACTCGCGTTGAGCGGGACGGTCATGCCGGAATATGGCCGACCGTCCACAGCGTCCTCGCTGTAGTGTGCCACCCCGAGGGGTGGACTTTTTCAAAGGAACCTCGACCATCCGAAGATGGACGGGGTATCAACTAATCTGGCGTTGATTTTTGGCACGCTGTTGAGTTCTCAAGGTGCGGACGCTTCCTTCGTTCCTGTTTCCAGGCCCTCCGGGCGCTTCCTTCGTTTCCGACTCTATCAGATCTTTCCGATCCGATTTCCTCGGTGCTTTCCGGTCCCTTTTGCTTTCGCTCCGGGCCCTTCCGGCTTGTCCGACTCTATCAGATCCTCGCGGTGTCTGATTCCCAGTCAGGGGGCTTGTCTTTCCGGCTGTTGGGCCGTTCCGACGAGTGAGACTTTAGTGGATTCCCTGCCCTCGACGCTAATCGAGGGGGCTGCGCTCAAACCTTCGAACGCGGATTCCTCATTTCGCAAAAACGCACGGAAAGCATGACGGCACGACAAAGCGCCGGTTGTTTCTGTGGATCTTGCGGAATGGTTGTCCGGGGCCGACCGGAGTCGGTGCTCACGTCGGACAACTCGGAGAACCTTACGGATCGGGGGGTTCCGTGTCAACCCTGGTCCGTGGGGGTTCCTCTGCTCGGGTGACGGAAGGCGTGGCGGTAGTCGCGGGGGCTGGTGCCCAGGTGGGAGGCGAAGTGCTGGCGCATCGTGACCTCGCTGCCGAAGCCCGCTCGGCGGGCCACCTCGGGGAGGGGGTGGTCGGTCCGTTCGAGGAGCTTCTGGGCTGCCGCGACGCGCTGGGTGATGAGCCAGTGGAGGGGGGTCGTTCCCGTCGTCGCCTGGAAGTGGCGGGCGAAGGAGCGGGGGGACATGCCGGCGAGTGCGGCCAGGCTCGCGATGGTGTGGGGTTCGGCGAGGTGGGCCAGGGCGTGGGCGCGTACGGCGGCGAGGGCGTCGGCGTCCCGGTCGGCGCGGGGTGTGGGGTGCTCGATGAACTGGGCCTGGGTCCCCGTGCGGAAGGGGGCGGTGACCATCGAGCGGGCGACCGTGGCGGCGGCTTCGGCTCCGTGGGCGGTGCGGACGAGGTGGAGGCAGAGGTCGATGCCCGCTGCCGTGCCGGCCGAGGTCCAGATGCCGGTGTCCTCGACGAAGAGGGCGTCCGGTTCGACCTGGACGGACGGGTGGAGGGCGGCCAGGGTGCTCGCCAGGTGCCAGTGGGTGACGGCTCGGCGGCCGTCCAGGAGGCCCGCGCGGGCGAGGACGAAGGCGCCGGCGCAGAGCGAGGCGACCGGGATGCCGGCGGTGTG
This is a stretch of genomic DNA from Streptomyces sp. R44. It encodes these proteins:
- a CDS encoding GlxA family transcriptional regulator, producing the protein MSRTPPPHRQRIALLAFPGIRAFDISVITEVWDSDRTLRGVPPFELRRTATDPHTPIPLRGGLTLTPDRPLSWLDDLTPTDLVVVPGIEDPYADLPDPVLDALRRAHTAGIPVASLCAGAFVLARAGLLDGRRAVTHWHLASTLAALHPSVQVEPDALFVEDTGIWTSAGTAAGIDLCLHLVRTAHGAEAAATVARSMVTAPFRTGTQAQFIEHPTPRADRDADALAAVRAHALAHLAEPHTIASLAALAGMSPRSFARHFQATTGTTPLHWLITQRVAAAQKLLERTDHPLPEVARRAGFGSEVTMRQHFASHLGTSPRDYRHAFRHPSRGTPTDQG